In Salinigranum marinum, one DNA window encodes the following:
- a CDS encoding ABC transporter ATP-binding protein — protein MATLEIKNLHAEVAEDDGEVILRGVDLEVRSGEIHALMGPNGSGKSTTAKIIAGHPAYEVTDGEILLHLDEEEFGEDIEIPANMQTWDLLALEPNERAALGIFLGFQYPAEIEGVTMTNFLRQALNAKLEEREELFEGDDEDEAEAEEEDAGYETSPMEGPADEGEVGVAEFQQLLKEKMELLDMDEKFAQRYLNAGFSGGEKKQNEVLQAAILEPSVAVLDEIDSGLDIDRLQDVSKGINALRDEQGTGILQITHYQRILEYVEPDHVHIMLDGKVVKSGSADLARQLEDKGYDWIREEVYEAA, from the coding sequence ATGGCCACACTCGAAATCAAGAACCTCCACGCCGAGGTCGCAGAGGACGACGGCGAAGTCATTCTCCGGGGCGTCGACCTGGAGGTACGCTCGGGCGAGATTCACGCACTGATGGGTCCGAACGGATCGGGCAAATCGACGACTGCGAAGATCATCGCCGGTCACCCCGCCTACGAGGTCACCGACGGCGAGATCCTCCTGCACCTCGACGAGGAGGAGTTCGGCGAGGACATCGAGATCCCCGCGAACATGCAGACGTGGGACCTCCTCGCCCTCGAACCGAACGAGCGGGCCGCGCTCGGCATCTTCCTGGGTTTCCAGTATCCCGCAGAGATCGAGGGCGTCACGATGACGAACTTCCTCCGGCAGGCGCTCAACGCCAAGCTCGAAGAGCGCGAGGAGCTGTTCGAGGGCGACGACGAGGACGAGGCCGAGGCCGAAGAGGAAGACGCCGGCTACGAGACCTCCCCGATGGAGGGTCCCGCCGACGAGGGTGAGGTCGGCGTCGCGGAGTTCCAGCAGCTCCTCAAGGAGAAGATGGAGCTGCTCGACATGGACGAGAAGTTCGCCCAGCGCTACCTCAACGCGGGCTTCTCCGGCGGCGAGAAGAAGCAGAACGAGGTTCTCCAGGCGGCGATCCTCGAACCGTCGGTCGCGGTACTCGACGAGATCGACTCCGGGCTGGACATCGACCGCCTCCAGGACGTCTCGAAGGGGATCAACGCCCTGCGCGACGAGCAGGGGACGGGCATCCTGCAGATCACCCACTACCAGCGCATCCTCGAGTACGTCGAGCCCGACCACGTCCACATCATGCTCGACGGCAAGGTCGTCAAGAGCGGCAGTGCCGACCTCGCCCGTCAGCTCGAGGACAAGGGCTACGACTGGATCCGCGAGGAAGTGTACGAGGCGGCGTAA
- a CDS encoding DUF7504 family protein — MSVNSGSEAASTRDRYEFTSDLPLQPVSTGTTLVVRGDPAAAPGELAMRLLSPVSHGQGGTLLVDTDDTFHGTATRWTDVTGCPASRLAVVACDGGREAPADGLGAVACVSQPNDLTGLGIQYSKLARSFTEGPRGRLRVGLDSVSTLLMYCEDVQTVYRFLHTFTGRIRSTGQLGVFAFNPAMHDERVSSVVAQPFDAAIDVRLTDDGEREMRVSGLPDQSTTWSSL; from the coding sequence GTGAGCGTCAACTCCGGCTCCGAGGCCGCGTCCACGCGCGACCGCTACGAGTTCACCTCCGACCTGCCGCTCCAGCCCGTCTCCACCGGAACGACGCTCGTCGTTCGCGGCGACCCGGCTGCCGCGCCGGGCGAGTTGGCGATGCGTCTGCTCTCACCGGTCTCCCACGGGCAGGGTGGGACGCTGTTAGTCGACACCGACGACACCTTCCACGGAACCGCGACCCGATGGACCGACGTGACGGGCTGCCCCGCCTCGCGGCTGGCAGTCGTCGCCTGTGACGGCGGAAGGGAGGCTCCGGCCGACGGACTCGGTGCGGTCGCCTGCGTCTCACAGCCGAACGACCTCACCGGACTGGGGATCCAGTACTCGAAGCTCGCCCGGTCGTTCACCGAGGGGCCACGCGGTCGGCTCCGCGTCGGCCTCGACTCGGTTTCGACGCTCCTGATGTACTGTGAGGACGTCCAGACGGTCTACCGCTTCCTCCACACGTTCACCGGGCGGATCCGCTCGACCGGCCAACTCGGCGTCTTCGCGTTCAACCCCGCGATGCACGACGAACGCGTCTCCAGCGTCGTCGCCCAGCCGTTCGACGCCGCGATCGACGTCCGGCTCACCGACGACGGGGAGCGCGAGATGCGCGTCTCCGGGCTACCCGACCAGTCGACCACGTGGTCGTCGCTCTGA
- a CDS encoding peroxidase family protein, with the protein MSHSITVSGTVTDGGGRPARDVEVLVVDIDTGLDDALGIDTTTPDGRFEVTATRDDVGGVVEGDPELVVHLFDDGRHVNANPVDGGTTGLSLTVERDRVTLDPMAMMEAAQSMHHGMGGQRGVENIPVGPSAPGHGRFQRMFPHLTPADHDVAFLKEIGLPGGPLDESAAGSVDDGPLPSGFVFLGQFIDHDITLDPLSSLTRQNDPDALRNFRTPGLDLDSVYGAGPEADPFRYESPFVGGDNHYLLLADADRIDLPRNHHDTALIGDPRNDENLIISQLHYAMLNFHNAVVDWLGDVPDLFEKAQTIVRRHYHWIVLHEYLPAVCDTDIIERVRDDGDRRFFTVEPSEQAYIPLEFSGAAYRFGHSQARLDYRVNSGFEGPLFGMPGDTDALGTGFQAVPEHKAVNWRYLFDFDGSDVDPQPVRAIDPRLAPDLLALPFVMDAEAWRKSLASRNLVRGRQLGLPSGQAVARNIGDVPVVSNDDVGFDAILSDHGQSQDTEMPLWYYVLAEAAHFTGGDHLGPVGSRIVAETLVGLVDSDPSSYRTVHPGWTPTLPGPHSGSNDFQIADLLEFAVDGGYTHPAQ; encoded by the coding sequence ATGTCACACAGTATCACGGTGAGTGGCACGGTCACGGACGGGGGCGGGCGGCCGGCGCGGGACGTCGAGGTACTCGTCGTCGACATCGACACCGGACTCGACGATGCGCTCGGGATCGACACGACGACGCCCGACGGCCGGTTCGAGGTGACGGCGACACGTGACGACGTCGGCGGAGTGGTGGAGGGCGACCCGGAACTGGTCGTCCATCTCTTCGACGACGGCCGTCACGTGAACGCCAACCCCGTCGATGGAGGCACGACCGGGCTCTCGTTGACCGTCGAGCGTGATCGCGTCACACTGGATCCGATGGCGATGATGGAGGCGGCACAGTCGATGCACCACGGCATGGGCGGCCAGCGGGGCGTCGAGAACATTCCGGTGGGACCGTCGGCCCCGGGCCACGGTCGGTTCCAGCGGATGTTCCCCCACCTCACGCCCGCGGACCACGACGTGGCGTTTCTGAAGGAGATCGGTCTCCCTGGCGGGCCGCTCGACGAGAGCGCGGCCGGCAGCGTGGACGACGGGCCGCTCCCCAGCGGCTTCGTCTTCCTCGGACAGTTCATCGACCACGACATCACGCTCGACCCGCTGTCGAGCCTGACACGGCAGAACGACCCGGACGCGCTCCGGAACTTCCGAACGCCCGGACTCGACCTCGATTCGGTGTACGGCGCGGGCCCCGAGGCCGATCCCTTCCGGTACGAGTCGCCGTTCGTCGGCGGGGACAACCACTATCTCCTGCTCGCCGACGCCGACCGGATCGACCTCCCACGGAACCACCACGACACCGCGCTCATCGGCGACCCGCGGAACGACGAGAACCTGATCATCTCGCAGTTGCACTACGCGATGTTGAACTTCCACAACGCCGTCGTCGACTGGCTCGGGGACGTCCCCGACCTGTTCGAGAAGGCACAGACGATCGTCCGACGGCACTACCACTGGATCGTGCTCCACGAGTACCTCCCCGCGGTCTGTGATACGGACATCATCGAACGGGTCCGCGACGATGGCGACCGGCGGTTCTTCACCGTGGAACCGAGCGAGCAGGCGTACATCCCGCTCGAGTTCTCCGGTGCGGCGTACCGCTTCGGGCACAGTCAGGCCCGACTCGACTACCGGGTAAACTCGGGCTTCGAGGGACCGCTCTTCGGGATGCCGGGCGACACGGACGCGCTCGGGACGGGCTTCCAGGCGGTGCCCGAGCACAAGGCGGTCAACTGGCGGTATCTCTTCGACTTCGACGGCTCGGACGTCGACCCACAGCCAGTACGGGCGATCGATCCACGGTTGGCACCGGACCTCCTGGCTCTCCCGTTCGTCATGGACGCGGAGGCGTGGCGGAAATCACTCGCGTCGCGCAACCTCGTCCGGGGACGGCAGCTCGGACTCCCGTCGGGCCAGGCGGTCGCCCGGAACATCGGGGACGTCCCCGTCGTCTCGAACGACGACGTCGGCTTCGACGCGATCCTCTCCGACCACGGACAGAGCCAGGACACGGAGATGCCGCTGTGGTACTACGTCCTCGCGGAAGCGGCCCACTTCACCGGCGGCGACCACCTAGGCCCGGTCGGTTCACGGATCGTCGCCGAGACGCTCGTGGGACTGGTCGACTCAGACCCGTCCTCGTACCGGACCGTCCACCCGGGCTGGACGCCGACGCTGCCGGGGCCACACAGCGGAAGCAACGACTTCCAGATAGCCGACCTGCTCGAGTTCGCCGTCGACGGCGGCTACACACATCCGGCGCAGTGA
- a CDS encoding MTH865 family protein: protein MTDVEAELRAQFEDAFGTADFPVTNQMDLVPALPDGPGTTFEAGDVSFSAMELAANLSGHQEFPYESLDELVDDVMAGLKAEGML, encoded by the coding sequence ATGACTGACGTCGAAGCCGAACTCCGCGCACAGTTCGAGGACGCGTTCGGCACCGCTGATTTCCCCGTCACCAACCAGATGGATCTGGTCCCCGCCCTTCCCGACGGCCCCGGAACGACGTTCGAGGCGGGCGACGTCTCCTTCTCGGCGATGGAGCTCGCCGCGAACCTCAGCGGTCACCAGGAGTTCCCGTACGAGTCGCTCGACGAACTCGTCGACGACGTCATGGCCGGCCTGAAAGCCGAAGGAATGCTCTGA
- a CDS encoding fructose 1,6-bisphosphatase: protein MRTLSCIKADVGSNAGHLRPTDEVVEAVESRLAAADVLDDYWVFTVGDDIDLLMSHREGEDAEVIHQLAWDAFEAGTTVAEEQGLYGAGQDLLKDAFSGNVRGLGPGVAELALEERESEPFLVFGADKTEPGAFNQPLYTTFADPRHTGGLLLKDTIHEGFTFEVMDLEHTEGERVVELDVPEDSWRLLALLMEPHRFAVRKIHSRATGATVAAVSTQRLHNIAGEYVGKDDPVAIVRTQKDFPSPGEVVQPYGTPPYVAGAMRGSHHGVLYPVRSDDSEIPSYYDGPPLVKAVGMVLNDGQFSEPVYPFDASFWDSVRDDAAREFREFRDRQGSFGPGTVESSELEYGGWAAVVDALDERFEVSPSAGDTGPVEADDD, encoded by the coding sequence ATGCGAACCCTGTCGTGCATCAAGGCGGACGTGGGAAGCAACGCCGGACACCTCCGTCCCACCGACGAGGTGGTCGAGGCGGTCGAGTCACGTCTCGCAGCGGCGGACGTCCTCGACGACTACTGGGTGTTTACCGTCGGTGACGACATCGACCTACTGATGAGCCACCGCGAGGGCGAGGACGCCGAGGTGATCCACCAACTCGCGTGGGACGCCTTCGAGGCCGGCACGACGGTCGCCGAGGAGCAGGGCCTGTACGGGGCGGGGCAGGACCTCCTGAAGGACGCCTTCTCGGGCAACGTCCGGGGGCTCGGCCCCGGCGTCGCCGAACTCGCCCTCGAAGAGCGCGAGAGCGAGCCCTTCCTGGTGTTCGGGGCCGACAAGACCGAGCCCGGGGCGTTCAACCAGCCGCTCTATACGACCTTCGCGGACCCCCGTCACACGGGCGGACTCCTGCTGAAAGACACTATCCACGAGGGATTCACCTTCGAGGTCATGGACCTCGAACACACCGAGGGCGAGCGCGTCGTCGAACTCGACGTTCCCGAGGACTCCTGGCGACTGCTGGCGCTGTTGATGGAGCCGCACCGGTTCGCCGTCCGGAAGATCCACTCGCGGGCGACCGGCGCGACCGTCGCCGCGGTGTCGACCCAGCGCCTGCACAACATCGCCGGCGAGTACGTCGGCAAGGACGACCCCGTCGCGATCGTCCGCACGCAGAAGGACTTCCCGTCGCCCGGCGAGGTCGTCCAGCCGTACGGCACGCCGCCGTACGTCGCCGGCGCGATGCGGGGGTCACACCACGGCGTCCTCTACCCCGTGCGGAGCGACGACTCCGAGATCCCGTCGTACTACGACGGGCCGCCGCTGGTGAAGGCAGTGGGGATGGTGCTGAACGACGGGCAGTTCTCCGAACCGGTGTATCCGTTCGACGCGTCGTTCTGGGACTCGGTGCGTGACGACGCCGCCCGCGAGTTCCGCGAGTTCCGCGATCGGCAAGGGAGCTTCGGCCCCGGCACCGTCGAGTCCTCCGAACTGGAGTACGGCGGCTGGGCCGCGGTCGTCGACGCGCTCGACGAGCGGTTCGAGGTCTCGCCGTCTGCGGGTGACACCGGCCCGGTCGAAGCCGACGACGACTGA
- a CDS encoding S9 family peptidase encodes MTDSDARPRPTFDIDRYLNIRSAYGASFGPDGTLAFLMDTTGVPQVWTLDAPGAWPEQHTFFDERVTFVSWSPERPELVFGMDEGGNEREQLFALTPSTGESRALTAMPEAKHRWGGWSHDGERIAFTSNRRDEAVFDVYVQGREGAGDDARLVTEGDGWLTLDGWSPDDSRLLVTEAYSNFDQDVSVLDVESGELRHLTPHEGSVRYQSASWGPDGENVYLVTDDGDADTLYLARIDLSTGELSPVAVEGDYEDRPNRNSPDGDWEVDGVAVDHDARRLVFSRNVDGYTELTVGELPAPGRVDPLPTPDLPPGTAGGVSFDDAGDRFALSASAAADNTNVHVVDVRSGETERWTRAATAGIPRDTFVGPELVHYPTFDGREIPAYFSVPDTEGTVPVIVDIHGGPESQRRPSFSATKQYFINHGYAVFEPNVRGSSGYGKAYGHLDDVENRMDSVADIEAAVEWLHDHPAVDPDRIVAMGGSYGGFMVLAALTEYPDLWAAGVDIVGIANFVTFLENTGDWRRKLREAEYGSLAEDREFLERISPINNIEHIATPLFVLHGANDPRVPVSEAHQIVEEARDQGVPVRELVFDDEGHGFSKLENRIEAYREIVAFLDEHV; translated from the coding sequence ATGACGGACTCCGACGCCCGGCCACGTCCCACCTTCGACATCGACCGGTATCTGAACATCCGCAGCGCGTACGGTGCCTCGTTCGGGCCCGACGGCACGCTCGCGTTCCTGATGGACACGACGGGCGTCCCGCAGGTGTGGACGCTCGACGCCCCCGGCGCGTGGCCGGAGCAACACACGTTCTTCGACGAGCGCGTCACGTTCGTCTCCTGGTCGCCGGAGCGTCCAGAACTCGTCTTCGGCATGGACGAGGGCGGCAACGAACGGGAACAGTTGTTCGCGCTCACCCCGTCGACCGGCGAGAGCAGGGCCCTCACGGCGATGCCCGAGGCGAAACACCGCTGGGGTGGGTGGAGTCACGACGGCGAGCGGATCGCGTTTACCTCCAACCGGCGGGACGAGGCCGTCTTCGACGTCTACGTCCAGGGTCGCGAGGGGGCCGGCGACGACGCCCGACTCGTCACGGAGGGCGACGGCTGGCTCACCCTCGACGGGTGGTCGCCCGACGACTCCCGGCTGTTGGTGACCGAGGCATACTCGAACTTCGATCAGGACGTCTCGGTGCTCGACGTCGAGTCGGGCGAACTCCGGCACCTCACGCCCCACGAGGGGAGCGTCCGGTATCAGAGCGCCTCGTGGGGTCCCGACGGGGAGAACGTCTACCTCGTCACCGACGACGGCGACGCCGACACGCTGTACCTCGCACGGATCGACCTCTCGACGGGCGAACTGTCGCCGGTGGCCGTCGAGGGCGACTACGAGGATCGACCGAACCGTAACTCGCCCGACGGCGACTGGGAGGTCGACGGCGTCGCCGTCGACCACGACGCCCGTCGGCTGGTGTTCTCACGCAACGTCGACGGCTACACCGAACTCACCGTGGGCGAACTCCCCGCACCGGGCCGCGTCGACCCGCTTCCGACGCCCGACCTCCCTCCGGGGACCGCTGGCGGCGTGAGCTTCGACGACGCCGGCGACCGGTTCGCGCTCTCGGCGTCGGCCGCGGCCGACAACACGAACGTCCACGTCGTCGACGTCCGCTCGGGCGAGACCGAACGCTGGACGCGCGCCGCGACCGCGGGGATCCCGCGCGACACGTTCGTCGGGCCCGAACTCGTCCACTACCCCACGTTCGACGGCCGGGAGATCCCCGCGTACTTCTCGGTGCCCGACACCGAGGGCACTGTACCGGTCATCGTCGACATCCACGGCGGCCCCGAATCACAGCGCCGTCCGTCGTTCTCGGCGACGAAACAGTACTTCATCAACCACGGCTACGCGGTGTTCGAGCCGAACGTCCGCGGCTCCTCGGGCTACGGGAAGGCGTACGGTCACCTCGACGACGTCGAAAACCGGATGGACTCCGTCGCCGACATCGAGGCCGCCGTCGAGTGGCTCCACGACCACCCCGCAGTCGACCCCGACCGGATCGTCGCCATGGGCGGCTCGTACGGCGGCTTCATGGTGCTCGCCGCACTCACGGAGTACCCCGACCTGTGGGCCGCCGGCGTCGACATCGTCGGCATCGCCAACTTCGTCACCTTCCTCGAGAACACGGGCGACTGGCGGCGAAAACTCCGCGAGGCCGAGTACGGTTCGCTCGCCGAGGACCGCGAGTTCCTCGAGCGGATCTCGCCGATCAACAACATCGAACACATCGCCACGCCGCTGTTCGTTCTCCACGGGGCGAACGATCCGCGCGTCCCCGTGAGCGAGGCACACCAGATCGTCGAGGAGGCGCGCGACCAGGGGGTCCCCGTCCGCGAACTCGTCTTCGACGACGAGGGCCACGGCTTCTCAAAGCTGGAGAACCGCATCGAAGCGTACCGGGAGATCGTCGCGTTCCTGGACGAGCACGTCTGA
- the sufB gene encoding Fe-S cluster assembly protein SufB, giving the protein MSSEQDHLKETDTEARFEFKKEQKSSFQAEKGLTEETIRVISEDKDEPEWMLKRRLRALKQFHEMPMPTDWPGQPDLSEVDVNEIVPYIRPDVETRGGVDDWTDLPDDIKDTFDKLGIPEAEKNALSGVGAQYESEVVYQNMQERWEEKGVVFCNMDKAVQEYPDLVREHFMTKCVPPSDNKFAALHGAVWSGGSFVYVPEGVTVEMPVQAYFRMNSEGMGQFEHTLIIAEEGSEVHYIEGCSAPKYSAFNLHSGGVEVFVGEDAHVQYSTVQNWSKNTYNLNTKRAIVEKGGRMEWISGSMGSKATMLYPSSVLKGRGASDNHITIAFAGKGQNIDTGAKVYHNAPETKSTIESKSVSKDGGRTNYRGLVHIADGAHDSSTAVECDALMFDNDSTSDTMPYMEINESTVDVAHEATVGKIGDEDVFYLQSRGLDDDDAKQMIVSGFIEPITEELPIEYAVELNRLVELEMEGSLG; this is encoded by the coding sequence ATGAGCTCCGAACAAGACCACCTCAAAGAGACCGACACCGAAGCCCGCTTCGAATTCAAGAAGGAGCAGAAGTCCTCCTTCCAGGCGGAGAAGGGCCTCACCGAGGAGACGATTCGCGTCATAAGCGAAGACAAAGACGAACCGGAGTGGATGCTGAAGCGTCGCCTCCGCGCGCTGAAGCAGTTCCACGAGATGCCGATGCCGACCGACTGGCCCGGCCAGCCGGACCTCTCCGAAGTCGACGTCAACGAGATCGTGCCGTACATCCGGCCGGACGTCGAGACTCGCGGCGGCGTCGACGACTGGACCGACCTGCCCGACGACATCAAGGACACGTTCGACAAGTTGGGGATCCCCGAGGCCGAGAAGAACGCGCTCTCGGGCGTCGGTGCCCAGTACGAGTCCGAAGTCGTCTACCAGAACATGCAGGAGCGCTGGGAGGAGAAGGGCGTCGTCTTCTGCAACATGGACAAGGCCGTCCAGGAGTACCCCGACCTCGTCCGCGAGCACTTCATGACGAAGTGCGTTCCGCCCTCCGATAACAAGTTCGCCGCCCTGCACGGCGCGGTGTGGTCCGGCGGCTCGTTCGTCTACGTCCCAGAGGGCGTGACGGTCGAGATGCCAGTCCAGGCGTACTTCCGGATGAACTCCGAAGGGATGGGCCAGTTCGAGCACACGCTCATCATCGCCGAGGAGGGGAGCGAGGTCCACTACATCGAGGGCTGCTCGGCTCCGAAGTACTCCGCGTTCAACCTCCACTCCGGCGGTGTCGAGGTCTTCGTGGGAGAAGACGCTCACGTCCAGTACTCGACGGTGCAGAACTGGTCGAAGAACACGTACAACCTCAACACCAAGCGCGCAATCGTCGAGAAGGGCGGTCGCATGGAGTGGATCTCGGGCTCGATGGGCTCGAAGGCCACCATGCTCTACCCCTCGTCGGTGCTGAAGGGTCGCGGTGCCTCGGACAACCACATCACAATCGCGTTCGCGGGCAAGGGCCAGAACATCGACACCGGTGCGAAGGTGTACCACAACGCCCCCGAGACGAAGTCGACGATCGAGTCCAAGAGTGTCAGCAAGGACGGCGGCCGGACCAACTACAGAGGACTGGTCCACATCGCCGACGGCGCACACGACTCCTCGACGGCGGTCGAGTGTGACGCGCTGATGTTCGACAACGACTCGACCTCCGACACGATGCCGTACATGGAGATCAACGAGTCGACCGTCGACGTGGCCCACGAGGCCACCGTGGGCAAGATCGGCGACGAGGACGTCTTCTACCTCCAGTCGCGCGGGCTGGACGACGACGACGCCAAGCAGATGATCGTCTCGGGCTTCATCGAGCCCATCACCGAAGAGCTGCCGATCGAGTACGCGGTCGAACTCAACCGCCTGGTGGAACTCGAGATGGAGGGGAGCCTCGGATAA
- a CDS encoding GAF domain-containing protein: MQSAVLCVDADASARERTMQALSGTGELRPTGCDSVGAAEEALDSALFDCLVTEYELPDGTGLDVVAAAREVHPDIGCVLFTDAPFAEIDTSETAHAVVDYLQKETPADYEYLPELVESVTTARTHTAYPLPDDEGARLAAVASYDVDGLAATDAFDRLTELASRQFDAAFAFVGLVDAHEERFASCYGAEWESLPREKTVCTYAILESDVTVIEDVQQDPLFETNELLHELGIRSYAGAKLTTTDGETIGMFCVLDDEPRTYTADERATLRLFAAEASEQLELRRRLAEAGRADA, encoded by the coding sequence ATGCAGTCCGCCGTCCTCTGTGTCGACGCCGACGCGTCGGCACGCGAACGGACGATGCAGGCACTGTCCGGGACCGGCGAGCTGCGTCCCACGGGGTGTGACTCGGTCGGGGCGGCCGAGGAGGCACTCGACTCGGCGCTGTTCGACTGCCTCGTCACGGAGTACGAACTCCCCGACGGGACCGGGTTGGACGTCGTCGCGGCCGCCAGGGAAGTCCACCCCGACATCGGCTGTGTGCTCTTTACCGACGCGCCGTTCGCCGAAATCGACACCAGTGAGACGGCTCACGCGGTCGTCGACTACCTCCAGAAGGAGACCCCGGCGGACTACGAGTATCTCCCCGAACTGGTCGAGAGCGTGACGACGGCGCGGACACACACCGCGTACCCGCTTCCAGACGACGAAGGAGCACGGTTGGCCGCGGTCGCGTCGTACGACGTCGACGGGCTCGCGGCGACCGACGCCTTCGACCGCCTGACGGAACTCGCCTCGCGACAGTTCGACGCGGCTTTCGCGTTCGTCGGCCTCGTCGACGCCCACGAGGAACGGTTCGCATCCTGTTACGGCGCCGAGTGGGAGTCGTTGCCCCGCGAGAAGACCGTCTGTACGTACGCCATCCTCGAAAGCGACGTCACCGTCATCGAGGACGTCCAGCAGGATCCGCTCTTCGAGACGAACGAACTCCTCCACGAACTCGGTATCCGCTCGTACGCCGGGGCGAAGCTGACCACGACGGACGGCGAGACCATCGGGATGTTCTGTGTCCTCGACGACGAGCCGCGGACGTACACAGCCGACGAACGCGCGACGCTGCGACTGTTCGCGGCCGAAGCGTCCGAACAGCTCGAACTCCGTCGCCGGCTGGCGGAGGCTGGGAGGGCCGACGCGTGA
- the sufD gene encoding Fe-S cluster assembly protein SufD: MSTQLPASISEETVRQLSEERDEPEWLLETRLEALAALSDAELPDVIQTPGRRWTNLAVLDFEELVDPLAQTEERDLVSPESEVEVLSFVDAVAEHEEVVRDSFGSVIDPERDYLTALSVALFSSGTLVYVPEGVDAEDVKIRTRMEGRSLFNHTLVVTEDSSSVTILERQSSEPYSEEGMRYYSGLVEIDAGENSYVQYGALQNLSEETYNYTLKRGVTDTYSTVNFIEGNLGSRLTRSDIETELNGDSSETKIVGAFFGHRDQHFDVNARVWHQAEHTTADLVTRGVLDEEARSVYEGVQDVGRGAWDTNSYQRENTLMLSDDSEADASPKLIIHNHDTEASHSATVGQVDQEDLFYMTSRGIPHLTARNMLVEGFFVPVLEEIAVDELRDDLEELIAARLR, translated from the coding sequence ATGAGCACACAACTGCCAGCCAGCATCTCTGAGGAGACGGTCCGACAGCTCTCCGAGGAGCGCGACGAACCCGAGTGGCTGCTGGAGACGCGACTGGAGGCGCTCGCCGCGCTTTCGGACGCGGAGCTGCCGGACGTCATCCAGACGCCCGGTCGCCGGTGGACGAACCTCGCTGTGCTCGACTTCGAGGAGCTCGTCGACCCGCTCGCCCAGACCGAAGAGCGCGACCTCGTCTCGCCCGAATCCGAGGTCGAAGTGCTGTCGTTCGTCGACGCCGTCGCGGAGCACGAGGAGGTCGTCCGCGACTCCTTCGGGAGCGTCATCGATCCCGAGCGCGACTACCTGACGGCGCTCTCGGTGGCGCTCTTCTCGTCGGGGACGCTCGTCTACGTCCCCGAGGGTGTCGACGCCGAGGACGTGAAGATCCGGACGCGGATGGAGGGCCGGTCGCTGTTCAACCACACCCTCGTCGTGACCGAGGACTCCTCGTCGGTGACGATCCTCGAACGACAGTCGTCGGAGCCCTACAGCGAGGAGGGGATGCGCTACTACAGCGGCCTCGTCGAGATCGACGCCGGCGAGAACTCGTACGTCCAGTACGGCGCGCTCCAGAACCTCTCGGAAGAGACGTACAACTACACGCTGAAGCGCGGCGTCACCGACACCTACTCGACCGTGAACTTCATCGAGGGGAACCTCGGGTCGCGGCTGACCCGGTCGGACATCGAGACCGAGCTCAACGGCGACTCCTCGGAGACGAAGATCGTCGGCGCGTTCTTCGGTCACCGTGACCAGCACTTCGACGTCAACGCCCGCGTCTGGCACCAGGCCGAACACACCACCGCCGACCTCGTCACCCGCGGCGTCCTCGACGAGGAAGCACGGTCGGTGTACGAAGGGGTCCAAGACGTCGGCCGCGGCGCGTGGGACACCAACTCCTACCAGCGCGAGAACACGCTGATGCTCTCGGACGACTCCGAGGCCGACGCCTCGCCGAAGCTCATCATCCACAACCACGACACCGAAGCGAGCCACTCCGCGACGGTCGGGCAGGTCGACCAGGAGGACCTCTTCTACATGACTTCCCGGGGCATCCCGCATCTGACGGCGCGGAACATGCTCGTCGAGGGCTTCTTCGTGCCGGTCCTCGAGGAGATCGCGGTCGACGAACTCCGCGACGACCTCGAAGAACTGATCGCCGCGCGGCTCCGGTAA